The DNA sequence TATGGAAATTACCATCAGTTTACCTCAAACAGGTAAAACTTTGACCAAAACACTACTTCTAACAGATGAACAAAGGCAATTAAATACCATTTTTGATTTTGGGTGTTAAAACGCGGAAGTCAGGAGAGCAACACAAAAGGTATTGGACGCCTGCCAATTGAGAACGAAAAAGGTTTTAAAGAATGAGACTTATATCTACCTCAGAGCAGATTATAGTTTGCAAAAAATAGAGCTAAGTGAGATTCAATGGATTGAAGGTTTGGATGATTATTTGAAAATTCAATTAAAGGATAAGAAACCGGTAGTGGTTCGAATGACCATGAAAGCTATTTTGGAAAAATTGCCATCTTCAGAATTTGTTCGTATACACCGTTCCTACATAGTGCCCTTTGAAAAAATTCAGCATGTTCGAAACAAAACTGTTTTTTTAGAACAAAAGGAATTTCCTATTGGAAACAGTTATGAGGAGGAGTTCATGAAATTATTTTCTGGGAGTTCCCGGTCGCTTTAACCCCAATACTATATTAGAAATCGCATTGAAGTTTTCAAATGCAATAAAGGCGAGGGATTAACTTTATTATTCCGGTTCTTTGCTAAGTTTTCTATAGGGAAATTGGGAAATAGTATCAAATAAGTGGTCGTTTATCGATACATTTTATTTTTCGCCTCAACTTTTTTCCTGTTTACCTCAAATTATTTTTCATAAGCCAGATTGCATCCACCTTTGTATCATCAAAATTGAAACAAAGTAATTAACCATTTATAAATAGCAGATGAAAACAGGATCAACAAACATTTTGGAGTACGGAAAAATCAAAAATCTTAGAATAATTATTAAGAAATAGTTTTTCCATTCAGAATTCGGCCTGCTTATTCTTTCAGCAGTTTCTTATTCCAAGAATCTCCGTTACAAGAAATTTGTACGAGGTAATATCCGGGAGTAAGTGATTGAGTTGAAATCATAAGCAGGCCGCTTTGTTCTTGCCATTGTTGAAGAAGTTTGCCTTCTAAGTCAAACAACTGAACTTTAACTAATTCTTTGGTGTTGTAGTTGAATGGTAATTCGATAAATACTTGATCCAGGCTTGGTACCGGAAATAGTTGAACCTCATTGCTAAAAGTCTGAATTGGTTTATTTCCAAGTATGGAAGAGTGTATAGAAGTGAAGCAACTCAGGGCAATATCGTCTTCATCAATTACACATAATTGAACCGAGTCGCTCCCAAAAACCTGGATTTCTCCAAAAGCATTTTTGAAATTCATATTACCAAGTCCATTTCCCCCTTGGTTCCACAAGGAATCTTGTAAGGATGGTTGGCCAAAAACCGGGGCATAAAGATTGAGGTAATAAGCCAAGCTGGTATTGGTTACGCTTAATCCGCTTGCGTTAATTTCCGGAATACCGGAGTTTGTTCCATCATCCATCACATTGTGGTGAGTATCGCCCGAAATAAATAAAACGTCATGCAGGTGGTTGTTTTCAATGAAATCCAGCAATTCGGTTTGGCTGGTTGGGTAACCCGGCCAATAACCGGCAAAGGCCAAGGCCAAATGCATTCCGGTGCTGTTAATTCCTTGAGACGATAATTGGAAGGTATAGGATTGTAATCTAATTCCAATTTCAATCAAACGACGCATACTTTTATTAAAAGGAACTCCACCGGCAATAAATTTCCAATCTGCAGTAGATTGAAGCAAACCGGTTTTAAGCCAATCCATCTGAGCCTGGCTGATGATTCGATGGCCGGTGTCAGGAACAAAGCTCCATAAGTTGCTGTCGGGATTGTAAACAAATGCATCGGCTTCGGCATCTTTGTCGTTTCGAGTGTCGAGGAAAAAGAATTCGCAATTTCCAACCTTAAAAGAATGGTATAATGCCACGGAAGTGTCGGGTAATTCATAGCCGGGGAAATATTCTACGTATGCTTTTTTGACGTTGGTGCGGTGAATTTCCGGGATGCTATCAGTGAGAATAAAATTAACCAAGTGACCGTTTATGGAGTCGAAGGTGTAGTAGGTGTTTTTGTATTTTGCAGAGCCCCAACCATCGTCATCGTCGTTGATATAATCGATGGGAACCGACCATAACATTTCTTTGGTTCGGTTTTCATTGTATTTCCTACGCCACGATTTTTGCACCTGGCTGTATACTGCCGGATAGGAGTTATCAAGTTGGTAACTGGGGTAAGTAAAGTCCCCTGTATGAATAAATAAATTCGGACGATGAGCTTTCATAACATCGAAAACCTTCATATTAGCGGTTTCCTGGCAGCTGCCGGTAGTAAACTTCAAATAAGTTTTACTTCCCTCCATCGGAAAAGTTTTGCAACTTCCAATCCGTGAATCGATTTGTGAATCGAAACGAAAGCGGAAGAAATAGTTGGTATTGGATTGCAAATCAGAAAGGGTAACAATTTTAGAATAGTCGAGCAGACTATCGGTAGCATCGGACCAGGTGTTAAAGGATGAAAAAAGGGAATCGATGCCATATTCAATGGTAAAAGCCTGTGCAGAAGCTGTGCGAATGTATACCCGTATGGAATGGTCGGTCACCCCACCAAAGACAGGACCATGGCTTATGAACTGTGATTTGGAAGAAGGTAAAAATGAAAAAAGGAAAAGAAAGGTAAGCAGGTTAGTGAAGTGCTTCATACAGGTATTTGGTAAACAGTTGGAAAGGTGAAGATAGGAAAACAGAAGGATCCGGATACAGGAAATGAAGAAATTAGTAATAACTTAAGATTGCAAATTAAACTCGCCAGCATATTCTATTTCCGGACCTACTTGTTGGGAGAATGCAGCCTGTCCGGGTAAATGGAAGAAAAAAACTTAGAACTCTATTTTATAAAATGACCAATTGGAGCATTGCAGAATGTTGGGTTGGGGTCGGGTAGGGATAGAGGCAAGTAGCCCACAGGCACACGCGGCGTTAGCCAAGTGGGCCGAGGACTACAGCCGATAGCCCGACCATGAGCCTTGCCGTTCTTGGGAAAATGGAAGATGCCGGGTGCGAATGGGACCCGCCAAAAAATCAAACTCTAAGAAAGCGGAGGTCACCGAACCTTGATTTGGAGGAAACGTTTTATTAACATTTCGGTAATGCTCGGTTGTGGAAAACCTTTGGGTGGCAACGAAACCAAAGCAAGACTATGTCGTTTACATTTATCAACTGTTTTACCTAACGCCTTCGGAATGCTATATTCATTGCCCTTTATTGCTGCCTTTGTAGGGTGGTTAACCAACTGGATTGCTCTTAAATTGATGTTTTATCCTCAAAAGCCGATTAATTTTTATTTTTTCGAATTGCAGGGAATTTTTCCGAAAAGGCAGCAGGAAGTAGCTCAACAAATTGCCAAAATGGTATCGGCAGAATTAATTTCATTCAATGATATACGTACTAAATTGAATAGTCCGGAGCAGTTGAATGATATAAAAATGCATATTGATGAGAAGATTAATGATTACTTATGTCATACATTCCCTTCAAATTATCCAATTACATCCTGGTTTTTTGGCCATCATCAACGTCAAGGAATTCGTGAAGATTTAATATTGGAAGTTGAGAAATTTACTCCTGAAATTATTCAGAAATATACGGATAATTTGGAAGGTGAGTTAAATATTGAACGAATGGTTGGAGAGAAAATATCGACGATGGACCCTATGCATTTTGAAGTAATAATTAATGGAATTATGAAAAAAGAGTTTGCCTTGCTAAGCATAGTAGGCGGAGTATTAGGGTTTACAGTAGGTTTGGTACAACTGGCCATTTTGAGTATTTAGTGCAGATGGAAAATGAATACGAATACCTTAAATTAAACAGGTTTACATCGGTTCCTTTTGTGTTTGATTTGGTTAATAGAAAGGTGTTGACCTTGGTTAATCCTGAATTGTGGGAGGATTACAACGACCGGGCAACCATGCAGGTTTACAAGGAAAAAGTGGGTGCCAAAAGTATTTATGCTTTGTGTTTAACCCACCGCCATGAGACTATACATCATTGGAATGCATTTGCTAATGGACCGGGTGGTTGCAAAATTGAGTTCAGGTATAATCAGTTAATAGCTGAATTGGAGCAAAATAAGGGTGTTTTGCATGGCGAAACCAAGTATATGAAGGTAAATGAATTGACTCAAAATGCTAATTTTCCAATAGCACAATTACCTTTTGTTAAACGATTGCCATTTAAGCCGGAGAATGAATACCGTATTCTGGTTGTATCCGATTTAGATCAAACATCGGTGCTGGATATTCCGATACAGTTGGATTGCATTCGAAGTATTACCTTTAGTAACAAATTGCCTAAACCTACCTATGAGAGTTTGAAACGAACCTTGTTATTGGTAGAACCCGGTTTAAAAGGAAAGATTTTGAGGTCGACCTTGTACAAAAATTCACAATGGATAGATTATTTTAATTCGATTTAATACCCTATATGAGCACAAATTTTATTGAAATTGAAGTAGAAATTGGATTAACTCCGGAGAAAGTATGGAGCTATTGGACAGAATCCAAGCATATTATGAATTGGAATTTTGCTATTCCGGAATGGCATTGTCCGTTTGCCGTGAATGACCTTAGAGTAGGCGGAAATTTCACCTATCGCATGGAGGCAAAAGATGGAAGTTTCGGGTTTGATTTCGGCGGAACTTTTACAGAAGTTGAACCACATAAGCTTGTGGCATATACCTTGGGAGATGGTAGAAAAGTTAGGATAGTCATAGAGCCGGTGGAAAATGGGGTAAAGATTACCGAATTTTTTGAGCCGGAGAATCAGAATCCATTGGAGATGCAACGCGGAGGCTGGTTAAGCATACTAACTAATTTTAAAACCTATGCGGAGTCGCAAGGATAAGGCAATTGGGTAGTTAAAGTAAGCTGAAAAATTCTGCCGGGATGAAGGTCTATTTTTTATAAATTTATTGTATGCGGGCCCCCTCCGCCCAACATACTAATTTGCATGCCCCAAAAACTTGCACGGGCGTTCGGGTCACGCTTTCGGCTGTAGTCCAAGCCCACTCCGCTTAATCGCTTCGTTGTCTTGGAGCTACTTGCCTCTATCGTTGCCCGAGACGGTATCTATTCGTGTGCTTGCTAATCAAACTTAGTATGGTATCTATTAGGTTTCTGCAAG is a window from the Bacteroidia bacterium genome containing:
- a CDS encoding LytTR family transcriptional regulator, whose protein sequence is MDACQLRTKKVLKNETYIYLRADYSLQKIELSEIQWIEGLDDYLKIQLKDKKPVVVRMTMKAILEKLPSSEFVRIHRSYIVPFEKIQHVRNKTVFLEQKEFPIGNSYEEEFMKLFSGSSRSL
- a CDS encoding alkaline phosphatase D family protein is translated as MKHFTNLLTFLFLFSFLPSSKSQFISHGPVFGGVTDHSIRVYIRTASAQAFTIEYGIDSLFSSFNTWSDATDSLLDYSKIVTLSDLQSNTNYFFRFRFDSQIDSRIGSCKTFPMEGSKTYLKFTTGSCQETANMKVFDVMKAHRPNLFIHTGDFTYPSYQLDNSYPAVYSQVQKSWRRKYNENRTKEMLWSVPIDYINDDDDGWGSAKYKNTYYTFDSINGHLVNFILTDSIPEIHRTNVKKAYVEYFPGYELPDTSVALYHSFKVGNCEFFFLDTRNDKDAEADAFVYNPDSNLWSFVPDTGHRIISQAQMDWLKTGLLQSTADWKFIAGGVPFNKSMRRLIEIGIRLQSYTFQLSSQGINSTGMHLALAFAGYWPGYPTSQTELLDFIENNHLHDVLFISGDTHHNVMDDGTNSGIPEINASGLSVTNTSLAYYLNLYAPVFGQPSLQDSLWNQGGNGLGNMNFKNAFGEIQVFGSDSVQLCVIDEDDIALSCFTSIHSSILGNKPIQTFSNEVQLFPVPSLDQVFIELPFNYNTKELVKVQLFDLEGKLLQQWQEQSGLLMISTQSLTPGYYLVQISCNGDSWNKKLLKE
- a CDS encoding SRPBCC family protein; the encoded protein is MSTNFIEIEVEIGLTPEKVWSYWTESKHIMNWNFAIPEWHCPFAVNDLRVGGNFTYRMEAKDGSFGFDFGGTFTEVEPHKLVAYTLGDGRKVRIVIEPVENGVKITEFFEPENQNPLEMQRGGWLSILTNFKTYAESQG
- a CDS encoding DUF445 family protein — protein: MLYSLPFIAAFVGWLTNWIALKLMFYPQKPINFYFFELQGIFPKRQQEVAQQIAKMVSAELISFNDIRTKLNSPEQLNDIKMHIDEKINDYLCHTFPSNYPITSWFFGHHQRQGIREDLILEVEKFTPEIIQKYTDNLEGELNIERMVGEKISTMDPMHFEVIINGIMKKEFALLSIVGGVLGFTVGLVQLAILSI